The genomic stretch ATTATATAACATTTCATATAGAGGCTGTAAAATTTCCTTTTAGAATAATAAACAAAATTAAAAATATGGGAATTAAACCAATAGTGGCTATAAATCCAGCAACACCATTAGATACAATTGAATATATTTTGAATGATGTTTATGGAGTGTTAGTAATGACAGTTGAACCTGGATTTTCTGGACAGAAATTTATTCCAATCATGACCAAAAAGATTGAAAAATTAAAAAATATGATTGTTGAAAATAAATATGACACTAAAATCTTCGTTGATGGTGGAATTAATATTAAAACTGCTCCTTTAGCAGTTAAAGCTGGAGCAGATGTATTAATTGCGGCATCAGCAATATTTGGAAGTGATGATGTAAAAACAGCTGTTAAAAACTTAAAAGAATCGGCTTTAAGTTCTTTACAGTCAAAATAAATAAAAATAATAAAATCAATTACTTAGGTGAAACTAATGGTTAAACTAACTGGTATTTATAAGGGTATGAGAAAAGGATATGGAGAGACACTTATAGAGTTAGGTAAAAAATATGAAAATGTTGTAGTTTTAGATGCAGATTTATCTGGCTCCACACAGACAGCGATGTTTGCTAAGGAATTTCCTGAAAGATTTTTTAATGCTGGAGTTGCAGAGCAAAATATGATTGGAATGGCGGCAGGTTTGGCAACTACTGGAAAAATTGTCTTTGCTTCCTCATTCTCAATGTTTGCCAGTGGAAGAGCGTGGGAGATTATAAGAAACTTAGTAGCATATCCTAAGTTAAATGTTAAAGTAGTTGCTACACACGCAGGAATTACCGTTGGAGAGGATGGAGCTTCCCACCAAATGTGCGAAGACATAGCAATAATGAGGGTTATTCCAAACATGGTAGTTATTGCACCGACTGATTATTATCATACAAAAAATGTCATTAGAACTATAGCAGAGTATAAAGGGCCAGTTTATGTTAGAATGCCAAGAAGAGATACGGAGATAATTTATGAAAATGAGGAAGAGGCTACATTTGAGATTGGAAAAGGGAAAATTTTAAATGATGGAGATGATTTAACTATTATAGCAACAGGAGAAGAAGTGCCAGAAGCCTTAAGGGCGGCAATAATATTAAAAGAAAATGGAATCTCTGCTGAAATCGTAGAGATGGCTACAATAAAACCAATAGATGAAAAGATTATAGAAAAATCAAAAGATTTTATTGTTACAGTTGAAGATCACAGTATTATCGGAGGTTTAGGAGGGGCTGTAGCTGAAGTTATTGCTTCAAAAGGTTTGAACAAAAAACTTTTAAGAATAGGAATAAATGATGTATTTGGAAGAAGTGGGAAGGCAGATGAGTTATTAAAATACTATGGCTTAGATGGAGAAAGCATAGCAAAAAAAATAATAGAAATATATTAAACAACCTATGAAATAATTAATATTAAATCAAAATAATTAATTTAAATTTATCATTAATAATTAAATTTTTGGAGGGAGAGTATGAAAAAAGGAACTGATTTGTTAAAGAAAGGATTTGCTAAAATGGTTAAACATGGAGTAGTTATGGATGTAACTAATGTAGAACAAGCTCAAATAGCCGAAGAGGCTGGAGCTGTAGCAGTTATGGCTTTGGAAAAAGTTCCAGCCGATATTAGAGCCTCTGGTGGAGTTGCAAGAATGTCAGACCCAGCTTTAATTGAGGAGATAATGGATGCAGTTTCAATTCCAGTTATGGCTAAGTGTAGAATTGGACATACAAAAGAGGCAGAAGTTTTAGAGGCAATTGGAGTAGATATGATAGATGAAAGTGAAGTTTTAACACAGGCAGATCCATTTTTCCACATTTATAAAAAAAGATTTAACGTTCCATTTGTTTGTGGGGCAAGAAATTTAGGAGAGGCTGTTAGAAGAATCTGGGAAGGAGCGGCAATGATAAGAACAAAAGGAGAGGCAGGAACTGGAAACATAGTTGAAGCTGTTAGACACATGAGGTTAATGAATGAAGCTATAGCTCAACTACAAAGAATGAGTGATGAGGAAATATATGGAGTTGCTAAATTTTACGCTCAAAGATATGCTGAATTAGCTAAGACAGTTAGAGAAGGACTGGGATTGCCAGCAACTGTTTTAGAAAATGAGCCAATCTACGAAGGCTTTACATTATCAGAAATTATCGATGGATTGTATAAAGTTTTATTAGAAGTTAAGAAATTAAATAGATTACCAGTAGTTAATTTCGCCGCTGGAGGAGTTGCTACACCAGCAGATGCGGCATTAATGATGCAACTTGGTTCTGATGGAGTTTTCGTAGGTTCAGGAATATTTAAATCAGAGAACCCATTAGAAAGAGCAAGAGCAATTGTTGAAGCAACTTACAATTATGATAAGCCAGAAATTATTGCAGAGGTTAGTAAGAACTTAGGAGAACCTATGAAAGGAATAGATATAACCCAAATAAGCGAAGCTGAAAAAATGCAATATAGAGGAGATTAAATTTGGTTATTTATCTCTATTTTTTTATTTTAGTAATTATTTTTGGTCATGTTGATTAAACTTAGATTCAGTGAAGGACTATAAATTAAACATCAAAATATTTAAGTATTCAATAAAGTTAAAGAGTGAGATTATGAAAATCACAAGAATGCATGGAGCTGGAGGAAAGGTAATGCAGGAACTTATAAAAGATGTAATATTGAAAAATTTAGAGATAACATCAGTTAATGGAGGAATTGGGTTAGAGAGTTTAGATGATTCAGCAACTATTCCATTAGGAGATAAAGAAATTGTCTTTACAGTAGATGGGCATACAGTTAAACCTATTTTTTTCCCAGGCGGAGATATTGGCAGATTAGCAGTTAGTGGAACAGTAAATGACTTAGCAGTTATGGGAGCTAAGCCATTGGCATTATCTCTATCTTTAATAATTCCTGAAGGTTTTAAGTTAGAAGACTTGGAGAGGATTATTAAATCTATAAATGAAACTTCCAAAGAGGCTGAAGTGGCAATAATAACTGGAGACACTAAAGTTTCTGATGGTGTTGATGATATTATTATTTCAACTTCTGGGATAGGAATAGTTGATAGAGGTAAAGCTATTAGAGATTGTAATGTTCAAGAGGGAGATGCAATAATTGTATCAGGCAATATAGGGGAGCATGGATTATCTATTTTATTGTCGAGGGAAGGTTTTGATTTTGATGTTAATATAAAATCAGATGTAGCCCCAATAAATAAATTGATTGAGAAGGTTTTAGAAG from Methanocaldococcus lauensis encodes the following:
- the rpe gene encoding ribulose-phosphate 3-epimerase translates to MVKIGASILSADFGYLKKEIEKVEEAGVDLIHVDMMDGHFVPNISMGIGIAKYVKKITKLPVDVHLMVNNVDLFIDEFKDMDYITFHIEAVKFPFRIINKIKNMGIKPIVAINPATPLDTIEYILNDVYGVLVMTVEPGFSGQKFIPIMTKKIEKLKNMIVENKYDTKIFVDGGINIKTAPLAVKAGADVLIAASAIFGSDDVKTAVKNLKESALSSLQSK
- a CDS encoding transketolase family protein — translated: MVKLTGIYKGMRKGYGETLIELGKKYENVVVLDADLSGSTQTAMFAKEFPERFFNAGVAEQNMIGMAAGLATTGKIVFASSFSMFASGRAWEIIRNLVAYPKLNVKVVATHAGITVGEDGASHQMCEDIAIMRVIPNMVVIAPTDYYHTKNVIRTIAEYKGPVYVRMPRRDTEIIYENEEEATFEIGKGKILNDGDDLTIIATGEEVPEALRAAIILKENGISAEIVEMATIKPIDEKIIEKSKDFIVTVEDHSIIGGLGGAVAEVIASKGLNKKLLRIGINDVFGRSGKADELLKYYGLDGESIAKKIIEIY
- the pdxS gene encoding pyridoxal 5'-phosphate synthase lyase subunit PdxS — protein: MKKGTDLLKKGFAKMVKHGVVMDVTNVEQAQIAEEAGAVAVMALEKVPADIRASGGVARMSDPALIEEIMDAVSIPVMAKCRIGHTKEAEVLEAIGVDMIDESEVLTQADPFFHIYKKRFNVPFVCGARNLGEAVRRIWEGAAMIRTKGEAGTGNIVEAVRHMRLMNEAIAQLQRMSDEEIYGVAKFYAQRYAELAKTVREGLGLPATVLENEPIYEGFTLSEIIDGLYKVLLEVKKLNRLPVVNFAAGGVATPADAALMMQLGSDGVFVGSGIFKSENPLERARAIVEATYNYDKPEIIAEVSKNLGEPMKGIDITQISEAEKMQYRGD
- the hypE gene encoding hydrogenase expression/formation protein HypE; amino-acid sequence: MKITRMHGAGGKVMQELIKDVILKNLEITSVNGGIGLESLDDSATIPLGDKEIVFTVDGHTVKPIFFPGGDIGRLAVSGTVNDLAVMGAKPLALSLSLIIPEGFKLEDLERIIKSINETSKEAEVAIITGDTKVSDGVDDIIISTSGIGIVDRGKAIRDCNVQEGDAIIVSGNIGEHGLSILLSREGFDFDVNIKSDVAPINKLIEKVLEEGIQINAMKDPTRGGLADALNEMAEKSNIGITIFEDKIPISDEVQSICDILGLDPLTIANEGKVVMAVKKEDAERCLEILREHPLGKNAEIIGYATKEHKGVIMETIVGRRIVDMPIGDPIPRVC